The DNA segment TCCAGATCGTCACCCTCGTCGTTCTCGGCGTCCTCGCCCTCGGAGGGACCGTCGGTATCCCAGCCGGCATAACCGACGAGGAGGATGCACGCCATCAGCGTCAGTACCACGATCGTCCGGCCACGGGAGATCTCACCAGGTAACACGTGTCTCAATCCTCTGAGTTCGCGTGGAAGACATATTTGATTCGTTATTCAATCGTCTGCACGAAACACCGAGGTGACAGGTCGCACGATGGTCGCCACGAACTCCGTACCGGATCGGTCGGACCTACAGACACTCCGACTATTACTCGATTGCAAACGAGATTCCATCAACTGTATTTCCTTCCGGAATATATAATACGGTTCCGGAACCCCTCTAACGGGAATCCAATGGAATCCACAGAGGACGCTTCGTCGGACGCACAGTCGCCGACGCCTGGTCCGAGTCACCCGGTCTCCAGACGCGATGTCGTCATCGGGAGCGGTGTCGCAGCGGGAATGCTGTCCATCGGGGTCAGCCCTACAAGGGCGGACGACTCCGAGGACGGCTCGGACGGTGTCGATACGAGATGTCTCGTTACCGTCACCGTGACCGGACTGGAGGCGGAGGGCCCGATGAGCGACGTTCACGTGACCCTCGGCACAGAGGAGAAGCTGACCGATGAATCGGGCGTGGTGACGTTCGAGGTGGGGACCGGCGCCTACGAGCTGAGGGTCGAGAAGGATCGATGGGAGTCCGTCTCTGAGACGCTGACGGTCGACGGGACGGAGAAAAAGCTGCAGATCCCCCTTCACATCGACTGGTACGACGACCTGTGTGTCATCGTCCGGGACGCCTCGTGTGGATGCCCGATCAAGAAGGCGACGGTCTCGGTGTCGGGTCACGGGTCGGACCACACCGACAGACGCGGGGTCGTGTTGATGATGCTCGAGGCGCAGTTGGAGTCGACCGAGTACGAACTCACCGTCACCGCGGACGGCTACCGGAAGGAGACGCGGCAGATCACGATACACGGCGACGAGCGGCTCACGGTCGAACTGCTGGCGAAGTAGAGTCCGGAACGGCGCTTTCGTCGCCCCAGTGATTGTTCGGTCGAGCGACCGTCGTCGTCGCGGCGAGTGTAGACTACGAATGGAGCGATCCGTCTCCCGTCTTCTCCGAAGAGCATCACCGACAATGGACGACCGTTCGCTCTCTGGGGATCGAGCCACGGGAGGGATCGCTCGAGCCTTAGAACCAGAGCCCGGTGGGCTGGCCGTTGAACGAGACGTCGACGGGCGAATCGGCGCTGAACCCGGTGATCTCACCTGTGAAGATGAACGAGTCCGGCTCGCGCGTCGTTCGGCCCGCCACCGTCGAGTCGCTGATCTCGTCGTAGGAGTTGATCGTCCCGCCGTACGTGGTCGATTTCTCGACGTCGCCGGCGAACTCGAGTTCATAGTTGGCCGTCTCACCCCGACCTTCGATGGTTATCACCGTTGCGCCGAACTGATTGGGGTTCACCGTTTCGCCGTTGATCGAGACGTCGGGCGAGGCGCTGGCGCTGAGGCTTGTGATCTCGCCGTCGATGACGTAGGAATCCGGCTCGTTGGTTGTCCAGCCCGCGACGATTGTGTCGAGGTCGTCGCCATCGTAGGCGGTGATCTCGTCATTCGGATTGATCGTTCCGCCGTACGCCTCGGACTTCTCGACATCACCGTCGACGGAGAACGTGTAGTACGACCGCGACCCGCCCCCGCTGACCGTGAGGATCGTCTCGCCGCCCCCGAGGTCGACCGGGGCGCCGACGCCCGACTCCCGCGGCGTGTCGGGCGCGGCGAACTGGTTGCCCTCGTCGGTCCAGTTCAGCGTGTAGCCCTCGTCGTCTTGCGGGATGTCGCCCCACCCCGAGAGGTTGAGATTGACCTGGCGCCAGGCGAATCCCTCCTGCGTGTTCCCGCTGTTGTACGGCGGTCGTTCCGGATGCGTGAAGCGGTTGTCCTCGATCCAGACGCCCTCCCACGGCACACCCCGAATCGCGATCGTGTTGACCGGACCACCGTCGATGTTCGTCTCGTAGGTGAAGGTGTTGTTCCGTATCACCATCTCACCGCCGGCACGGAGGTCGTAGTTCGGATCGTCCTGATCGTCGCCGACCCGCGCGCTCGCGTCGTTCTCTTCGAGACAGTGCATATCGATGCTGTGGGACTGGTGCTGAGGTCCGAAGACGTTGTTCTCGACGACGTAGCCCGAGTTCCACCAACCGTAACCGGAGATCGAGCGGCGCACCTCGTCGAAGTAGTTGTCGTGGATCTCCCCGAATCCGCGCCAGATGGCCACGCCGTAGCCATAGCCGAGTTGATAGGACTGGTGGACGTGGTTGTGGTGGACCTCCGCCTCGGTGATCATCTCTTCGCCCTCTCCCCGTAGATGAATTGCGTTCCACGTCCAACCCCACAGCTCGCAGTTGTCGATCTCCCCGCCCGGACCGCGGAGCATGATTCCGCGCGCGAGGTTGTCGGCGTAGTCCCAGCGGGTGAACTCCTCGTCGTAACGCGCCCCGCGGATCCGGAGGCCGGTCACGCGTGGGCTCCCGAACGAGTAGAACAGCGTGTACGGCCGGCTCCCGTAGTAGCCCCGGCTGTCCGTGTAGATGAGCGCACCGTCCTGACCGTCCCACCCACGATACGAGACGAGAGTCTTCGAGCCGAGGTCGGTCATGTTGACGCCGGTGAGGTCGATCACCGCGTCGTTCGCGATCGCGATGACGTCGCTGGAGCCGTCGAGCGCCTCGAGCAGCCCATCGGCGGTCGATACCTCGACGTCGGCCTCCGAGGGGTGAAGCTTCCCCGCCGACTCGCTGTACGCTGGTCCTCCACCGATCGGCGAGAACTCCAGGGCGTCGAGGATTCCTGAACTCGAGTAGCTCATCGCGTAGACCCCTCGCCGTCCCGTCGAATCGTCTTCCAGTACGAGGCGTCACCGCTCTTCACTGGCGCCGACATCGTCGCTTCGCTAGTAGTCATCGCCTGTTCATACCGAGATCAAGTATATTATCCTTATTATTATGGTTTGTTATATGGCAATTCAACCCCTATGATTAGTACTGCGTCAAGCATGTTGGCCCGGTCCGCTCGCTGATCGGGGGCCGAGACGGCGTTACGACGAGGACGGGGCAGAGGACGCCTCCGCCGTCGTCCACTCTCTGGTGAGGCCGTTGTCCGGGTGGAGTGCGAGGAGGTTCAGTCCTCTCCCCTCGATGAGCCTCGCCGTCTCCGCGGGAATCGATGGCGTCGTGACGATCACGATCCCGGTGGCGTCCGCGTGCTCGGCCGCCGTTCGGAGGTGATCGAGGTCAGCCGTGGACGGGTCGCCGTGGACATCAGCCACAACCCGCGTATCCAGCAACGGCTCTTCGGCGCGGACGTGAACCGGGTACTCGCCGTCGTCGCCCGCGACCGCGACGTCCACCGCCGTTTCGAATCCACGATTCTCGAGTCGTTCCACGAGTAATTCCCGGGCCCTGATCTGCGTTTCGTACCACTCCTGCCCTCGAGCGGTCAGCGAGTACTCGTAGAGCGTCCGTTCGGCCACTCGCATCGGCGCATACGTGTTGCGACACTCACGACACTGCATTCGATCGTCGGGATCGGCGAACTCGGCCTCGCACTCTCGACAGATGTTCCGTTGGTTGTACTCCAGGTTGGTGCCGTCGACGGCGAGTCCGCAGGTCGGACAGTGCCGGCTCCCGTCGGACCGTTCGAACTCCTTCGGCGGACTCGCATGGGTACAGTCGGCGTGTCGGACCACCGTTCGACCGATCGTGTGCGTGCTTCCACACCGAGGACACGCCCCAATGTACTTCAGATCGGTGCTGGTACAGCCGGGACAGACGTAGGACTTGGTCGTGTACCGCTTGTTCAGGACTCCGGCATCGGCGAGGTCGTCGAGCGTGCTGGTCGTGGGACGATCCCGGTCGTCCAACATCGACGCGGCGGCCGGGTACTCGACGACGCCGTCCCGAATTCGGGGCTCAAACGACGCGTCCGGCTGGTCGTAGAGCCTTGAGACGAGACGGACCTCTCCGGCGGAAGCCATGTCGTCTCCGGCTTCGAACCTATACTATATCAAATTACTCCAATGCCAGCAAGAGCACACAGCGGGACAGTCCGTGCTGCGGCTAACTGGCGGACGAACACGGCCGAGACATCGGCCATCGCGACATTGTCGCACGATCGTCGGGCAAGTTCTCGACGGCGATCGACTCTCGTCCGATCGCGGATTTGCAAAAACCGTCGTGAAGACGAGATGAATAGTAACGACTACGTAGATTCTTATGGTTGAATACGTATGACTTGCTATGGTTAGAGCTGACGCGCTGCGGCTGCTCTCGGCGTTGAGCGACGGCTCGCTCGCGGGTGTCGAACCGACGATCGACGAGGAGGGACGGGTCGAGTATACCGAGGCTCAGCACTACCTCGAGTTCCACGGAGCGTCCCCCCGGGAGACGCTTGATTCGCTGGCCGGGGTGGGGCTGCTCGAGAAGGAGTACACCTCAAAGACGTACGTCTGTCCCTCCTGCCGGACGGGGGGCCTGCAGTTCATCACGGCGTGTCCGTACTGTGAGTCGACCCACACCGACCGGCCCGCGTTCTTCGAGCACGATTCATGTGGTTACGTCGGCCCGTCGACGGAGTTCGAGGAAAACGACCTATCGGACGAACACCGCTGTCCGAACTGCGACGCGCGATTCGACTCCTCGGAGCTGACGATCGAGCGAAAACACCGCTGTCAGGAGTGCGAGGAGCGGTTCGACACGCCCGCCCACCGGCTCTGGTGTCGGGACTGTCTCCACCTCTGTCCGCCCGAGGAGGCGATCGAGAATACCCTTTACGACTACCGACTCTCCGACGACGGCGAACGATGGTGTTCGTCCCAGATCGACGCCAGAGACCTGCTGGCCGACGAGTTCGAATCGCGCGGATTCGAGGTCGAGGTCGATATCACCGTGCGTGACGGCGAGAAAGCGTATCCGGTCCACCTCCGGGCCCAGGACGCGCTCCTCGATCAGCAGCTCGTCGCCGACGTCCACTCCGGCGTGGACGCGGGGGACGTCCGCTACATCGACCTAGTCGCTCAGCGACTCGAGGCCCGACCGCTGGTGCTCTCGGTCGACGACGACCCCTCGACGGAGCTGCTGCGAACGGCGACCGAGCAGGGAGTGACGATTCTCCGACTCGAACGGGACGACTCGATAACGCGTCCGTCGGCGGTCGAGGTCGAGACCGAGTCCGGGTCGAACCTCGTAAAGCGCGTTACGTCGGCGTTCGACCTGTCGTCCTGGAAGCGGACCTCCTGAGAGGCCTTCGCTCGGCACCAGTCTCGCTGCTGGTCGAACCGAGGGGCCGGGTGCCTCGGTCAAGGCCGGCGACGTGGTGTCCTCGCACGCCGGCGTCGTCCGAAGCTGGCGGCCGAACGATCCCGTCGGTTCGATCAGTCCTCTTCGTCCTCCTCCTCGCCGCGGCCGAGGACGACCGAGTTCTCGACGAGCGTCTTGTGGCCGCGTCGGAGCCGCTCGGAGAGCGCCTGGTGGGAGACGTCGAGCTCCTCGGCGAAGTCGCTAAGCGAGACGCCGCGGGGAACGTCGTAGTACCCCCGTTCGTAGGCCGCGGTGATGGTCTCCTCCTGTTCGTTGGTGAGGCCGAACCGGCCCTGCCGCCCATCGTCGACGTTGTAGATCCGCTGGACGTCGAGCGAGAGGCCGTTCTCCCGGCAGAAGTCGTAGGCCCGCGAGAGCGAGTCTCGATCGGGGAACAACACCCGGAGGAACCAGCCGCTTCGGTTCCCCTCCGCGACGAGAATCGTCCCCTCCTCCTCGATGAGGATGTGAACGAGCGTCTGGATCGAGTCGAGCCAGTGCATCTGGTAGAGGACGGCGTCGTCCGGCCGGGCGATTCGATCGATCTCGTCGACGCTCGGATCCTCCTCTAGCGTCGATTCGAGTTCGTCCGAGTCGGCGCCCGTCGCCCAGATGTACGGCATGATCTCCTCGGGATCGTGGGCGACGATCCGTTCGATCTCGAAGTCGACGTCGAGGGTGTCGAGCGTATGTTGGAGGACGAACTCGTCCGCGGGGATGTGGAGTTCGGCGATGGTCGCCATGGAACCGGTAGCACGCCGAGACGGTTATACCGTCGCCTCCCCCCGTCCTCATCGGTTCGCGACGCGCCGGCGCGCGAGGAGTCGGAACGGGAGCGGCGCTCTGCGGTCATCGGCGTTCGACCGCTGAGAGGAAGAAACGAGAAGGACGCTTCACCGGTGGCGGTTCATCGAGAGAAGGGGTTCGGCGAGCGCAATGGCGCTCGCGGAATGTCCCAGTCCCGTCGAGGGTGAGGACGCGGATCCCGATCTCGAGGAGACCGACGGGGTCAGTCCTCCGGCCGTCTTCCGGTCGGCGCTGCGCTGCCGGGCATCACATCGCTGTTCGTGACGGTCATGAACGGCGAGAGACGGAGCATGCCGAGGCCGAGCACCACCGGGGTACGATGAACCAGGAGCCGAGGACCGATATCGCGAGACGGCGCCGAGTATCACGACGCCGACCGCAGCACCTTCGAGGCGCGGCCGATAGTCAAGTCACACGCCGGACAGCGCTTCGCGTCTCCCGGCGCCGGCCGTCCACACCGTTGGCACTCCCCCGTTTCCCTCCCGCACCGTTCTCCTCGCGTTCTCCCGTGTCGTCTCGTGGCGCCACGGTCTGCGTACCGCGTTGACACACGAATAGCGTGCTTCGATCCTCCATCTGGACTCGGCCCTCCACCGAAAGGGTAGGTGAGGGCCGATCCGTCGAACGCGCCGACACGCGAGAAGTCGTCTCGCGACCTCCGATCGGCGGGAGACGGTGGAGTTTATACCTGTTTCGTAGCTCGGCCTCAGAGATCCCTTTTCGAGGATACTCATTTATTTCTATTGATAAAATTAATGTATATATGGGATTGCAAGCTTAGACCTTATGCTATCATGGGACCAGAGCCGGGACGAGACCGATCACATGAGCACGGGCAACTATCTGGAGCAGCCAGTAAGACATACGAAGGAACTCGTCCGCCAGTACGGCCTCGGATTGTTGTTCGCCACCAACATCTTCGGTGCGGGGTCGGTGTTCATCCTCTCCGAGGCAGGCGCCAACTTCGGTTTCGGGCTGTTGTGGGTGCTACCGGTGACGCTGTTCGTGGGGCTCGGAATGCACGAGATGTCGGCGCGCCTCGCCGCCGACGATCGCCCGCTGATGGCCTACATCAAGGACGTCATCGGCGAGACCGCGGCCAAACCGTTCGCGATCGGGCTCTCGTTCATCATGCACTTCTGGAGCGTGGCCAACTACTCGATCGCCGGCGCCGTGGTCGTCTATCTCACGCCGCTCGCGAACCTCTACGTCGGCATCATCCTCACCGCCGCGCTCGGGGTCGCGCTCGTCGAGCTTCGGCTCTACAACCGAATCGAGGGAGTGATCGCGGCGCTCGCGCTGGCGATCTTCGCCTCGTATCTCGTCATCGTGCTCGGGCTCGACCTTCCGCTGGAGTCGATCGCCCAGGGTTTCGTTCCTCAGATCGTCTCCGACTTCGGGTATCTCACGATGATCATCGCGCTGATGGGGACCACCGTCTACTACCCCAACTTCTTCATCCAGACGAGCATGGCGAAGACGAAGGACTGGGAACTGGTGTCGCGCTACCGGCGTGATCACACGGTCGGGCTCGTGACGGTGATCGTGCTGAGCGTCGCGGTGATGACGGTCGCGGCGATGACGATCCCCGAGGGACAGGTCACCCTGACGGCCCCTGGAGAACCGCTCGCGGCAGCGCTCGGCCCGTGGGCGCTCGACGTGTTCCTCATCGGGGCGGGCGCCGCCTCGTTCACCAGCGCAACCGGCACGCTGTTCGGCGCGGGGTTCATCGTTCCTCAGGCGTACGGCCACAAGACCCGGTTCGGCGACTACCGGTTCCGCGGCGTCGTCAACTCGCTGATCATCCTCTCGGTGCTGCTGGCGCTGCCGATCCTCGCGTTCACCGACTTCACGCCGGTCACGCTCGCGATCACGATGCCGGCGGTCAACGGCGTGATCGGCCTGCCGATCACGGCGGTCGCGCTGTACGCGGCGGTCTCGCGGTACTTCGACGTCACGCGACTCGAAAAGGCCGTGTTCCTCGCCGTCGTGGTCCTGATGTTCGTCAGTTCGGCGCTGACCGCGGAGTCGCTGGCCCAGACGATCATGGGTCTGCTCTAGACCGTTCCGCCGGTCCGCGCACGACGTCTCCGATCGATTAAGGACGGACGATCAGCTTGCCGACCGTGTCGTCCTCCTGCATCGCGGCGAACGCCGCGGCGGTCTCCTCGAGGTCGAACTCGCCGTCCACGACGGGCTCGAGGGCGCCATCCGCGGTCATCTCCACCAGCCGTTCGAGATCCGGCTGCGTGCCCATCGTACTCCCGATCACGTGGTGGTGGGAGAGAAAGACCGAACTCACGTCGATCTCCCCCACGTCGCCCGCCGTGCGTCCGCAGACGACCATCCGGCCGCCGCGTTCGAGCGTCCGCAGCCCGGCCTTCAGGTATCCGCCGCCGCCGAGGTGATTGAGCACCGCGGTCGTCTCGCCGACCTCCAGGACCTCGTCGGCCATCTCTTCGGGGTCGTCGCTCTCGATCGTGTGGTCGGCGCCGAGGGCGGCGACGCGCTCGAGCCTCTCGGCCGATCGGGAGCTTCCGACCGAACGCGCGCCGAGGACGCCCAACAGCTGGATCGCGGCGACGCCGACGCCGCCGGTCGCGCCGGGAACGAGCACTCGATCACCGGGGCCGATCCCTGCCCGACGGATCATGTGCCACGCCGTCACGTACGCCGTCGGCAGCGCCGCCGCGGCGGCCGGCCCGACGCCGTCGGGCAGGCGAACGAGCCGGTCGGCCGACACCAGCGCCTCCTCCGCGAGCCCGCCGTGATAGAGTGAGAACTCGACACATCGGTTCTCGGGGCCCTCTCGACAGTAGCGACACGTCCCACAGCTCTGGTTCGGACAGAGCACCACCCGATCGCCCGGGTCGACGTCACAGTCCTCGCCGACGCGCTCGACGACGCCGGCGACGTCCAGCCCCGAGACGAACGGGAGGTCGGCCGCATCGACCATCGCCGAGTCCCCCTGGAGGATCCAGAGGTCGTGGCGGTTGATCGCGCACGCCTCGACGTCGACGACCGCCTGACTGGGCTCCGGTCGGGGGTCGTCGCGCTCCTCGATCGAGACGCCGTCCGGACCGATCAGTTCGCTGAACGCGGCTACGCGCATGCACGGGTCCTCGGATCGTCGGGCCATAGTTCCTCGCCCCGGTGGCCGGAAGCGCCTCGCTCGAACCGCCCCGGGGAACTCACTGTGCGACGGTTCTACTCCCGGAGGCGACCCGCGGCGACGATCGCGCCGGCGCCGACCAGCGCCGCCAGCCCCGCGGCGACGAACGCCGGCGTGTAGCTGCCGATCGCGTCGTGGCCGGCGCCCGCGACGTACGGAGAGGCGAGCCCCGCGATCCCCAGTGACGTCGAGAGCAGACCGAACACGGCGTTGATGTTCTCCCGACCGAACAGGTCGGCCGTCAGCGGCGCGAGCAGCGCGCCGTTGCCCCCGTAGGCGAAGCCGTAGACGACCGCGAACGCGAACAGCGGTATCGCCGCGTCGAGCGCGGGGAGCACGAGGGTCGCCGCGCCCATGACCGCTGAACAGGCGGCGAACGTCCGCACGCGACCGAGTCGGTCGGCGGCGTGGCCGACGGTGACCCGCCCGACGACGCTCGTCCCGCCGACGAGCGCGATCGCCGTCGCGCCGACCGTCCGCGAGAGCCCCAGGTCGAGGACGTGGACGACGAGGTGGGCGAGCACGACGTAGAGCGTGGTGTAGATCAGCAGCCAGCCACAGAACAGCGCGAGGAACGCCGGCGAGCGGGCGATCGCCACGACGTCCGCGAACTGCTCTCCCAGAGCGGTCCGCTCGTTCGCGTGGAAACCGCCGTCGAACTCCCGTTCGGGGACCTCCTCGGGTTCGGGTTCGTCACGGATCGCGCCGATCATCGCGCATAGCAGCACGACGACGCCGGCGGCCATCACCAGCAGCGCCGACCGCCAGCCGAATCGTACGATCAGCGCGTCCGCGGCGGGTGCGACGACGAGCATGCCGGCGCCCAGACCGGCCGACGCCAGGCCGCCGGCGAGTCCCTGTCTGCGGTCGAACCACCGGGGAACGGTCGCGTAGGAGACGACGAAGACGACGCTCAGCCCGAGTCCCGTAACGACGCCGTAGGCGACGACGAGCACGGCGAGCGACTCCGCACGGCTGGTCCAGACCAGCCCGAACGAGAGGACGGCCGCCCCGACCGCGAGCATTCGGCGAGTGCCGTAGCGGTCGATCAACACGCCGATCCCGACGGCGCCGAGATACAGCATCAGCGACTGGACGCCGAAGGCGATCGACGTCGTGCCACGCGAGCGGCCGAACTCCGCGAGCATCCGCTCGAAGAAGACGCCGAAGGAATAGGAGAGTCCGAAGACGACGAACGAGCCGAGGAAACACGCCCCGACGACGACCCAGCCGTAGTAGGTCCGGCCCTCGTGAACCATCGATCGTCACTGCAGAACGCTCGTCCATAGTTCGACCGCTCTCCCGTCGATCCGCAGTCGTCAGCGATCGTCGTCGAGCGCGCGGCCCGCCGCCGCGATCCCGGCCTCGGGGTCGACGTCCGCGCCCGCCGCGGAGAGCGCCGAGCCGAACGCCGAGACGAACCCGAGCGCCTTCGCCGGCCGTGCGGAGTGGCCCATGCAGCCGACGCGGAAGACCTCGCCCTCGAGGGCGCCGAGCCCGCTGACGATCTCGATACCGTGTTCCGCGAGCAGCCGGTCGACGACGGCGCCGTCGTCGACCGCCGACGGGACGCGAACGGGGTTGAGCGTCGGCAGCCAGTGCTCCTCGGCGACGTTCAGCCCGACGCCCATCGCCTCGACGCCGGCCACGAGCGCGCCGGCAACGCGCTCGTGGCGCTCCCACGTCGACTCGAGACCCTCCTCGACGACCATGCGAAGCGCCTCGCGCAGCGCGTACGTCGTCGAGACCGGGCCCGTGTGGTGGTAGCTGGGGTCGTCACCCCAGTACTCCCAGACCCCCTCCAGGTCGAGATACCACGACCGGACCGGCTCCTCCCGCGAGCGAACCTTCTCCATCGCGCGGTCGTTCAACGTGATGGGGCTCGCGCCCGGCGGCGCCGAGAGGCACTTCTGGGAGCCCGAGTAGACGACGTCGACCTCCCACTCGTCGGTGTGGAACTCGACGCCGCCGAGCGACGCCACCGTGTCGGCGATCGCGTAGGCGTCGTTCGCGTGGGCGATGCGGGTCAGCTCGGGGACGTCCGTCTGGCGGACGCCCGTGCTCGTCTCGCCGTGGACGAACCCGAAGACGGTCGGGGAGTGTTCGTCGAACGCCCGCTCGACGGCCGCCGGATCGAGCGGCTCGCCCCACGGCGCGTCGACGGTGACGACGTCACCGCCCGCGCGGGCGGCGATCTCCCCCATCCGTTCGCCGAAGTAGCCGTTCGACGGGACCAGAACGGTCTCGCCGGGCTCGACGAGGTTCGCGAACGCGGTCTCCATCGCGGCCGATCCCGTGCCGCTGACCGCGAGCGTGTGTTCGTTCTCCGTCCGGAACAGGTACCGAAGCGCCTCCGTCGCGTCGTTCATCATCTCGACGTAGAACCCGTCGAGGTAGCCGACCAGCGGCGTCGCCATCGCGCGGAGCACGCGCGGGTGGACGTCGCTGGGTCCGGGACCCATCAGCGTCCTGTCGGGCGGTACGAGTTCGCCGATCTCCGGAGCGTCGTCCATACCGTAGAGACCCCGAAGAAGGTCAAAAAGGCCCCGCTTCGACTGCCGGGTCACGGATGTCCCGACCGTCGAGGACGCGGTGCTCTCCGAACGAGCGATGGCGTGATGTGCAGGAAGGTGGAACGTGTAAATCGGTCCGATCCGCCTTTTCGGGACTTAGAACTGCTCCTCGCTCATATCGACCGGCTCGAACAGCTCCTCGAATTCCTCGGGGAGCTGTTCGCGCGCGTTATCGAGCTCGCCGCCGCTGACCGCCTCGCCCAGCGTCGTCGTCACGGCCTGTGCGTGGAGCCCGCCGTCGATCGTCGCCTCCTCGATCCGGTCGCGCTCTCGCTCCTCGACCCGCTCGACGAACTCGTCGACCGGGAACTCCTCGGCCTCGGGCCGCTCGTCGTTCGGATCCGTCAGGGCGTTCTCGAGGGTCGCCGGGAGCTGGGAGGCGATGTCCTCGGCCTCGCCGCGCGTGATCCGTTCGCCGAGCGTCCGGAGCGTAGCGGTCGTGGCCGCGTAGGCGTCGTCGTCCGATTCGATGTTCGCGTGTCGCTGCACCGTGAAAACGAACTCCTCTTCCTGCATGGTCGACGGTGACTGCTTGAGGGAGTTCAACCCCACGCCTGCATTCGTCGGCCGTCGTCGACCCGGTCCGGCCCGAATCCTCGCTACAGTAGCGTCTCCGCGCGTTCGACGTCCGCGGGCGTGTTGACGTTGACCCGCCAGCCGTCGAGTTCGATCGTCTCGATCCGTGTCCCCTCCTCGACGAGCAGCGTCAACGCGTCCGGGAGCTCGTACTCGTCGCGTCCCGAGGATTCGATCCGTCGACACGCCTCGATCGTCTCCGGGGGGAGGGCGGCGAACCCCGTGGTGACGAGCCGCGACGGCGGGTTCTCCGGCTTCTCGACGATCGATCGGACGGTGCCCTCCGCCGAGAGATCGATCACGCCCGTGTGGCGCGCCTCCGCCTCGGAGACCTCGTCGACCAGCAGGACACCGTCGACGTCGTCACGACGGAAGCGTTCGACGACCTCCTCGAGGTTGCCCCGGAGGACGTTGTCGCCGTTCATGACGAGGAAGGGGCCGTCGACGTGGGATTCGGCCTGCGCGATGGCGTGAGCGAGGCCCCGTTGCTCGGCCTGTTCGGCGTAGCTGATCGGCGTTCCCTCGAACGCCTCGCCGTAGTGTTCGCGGATCGCCTCGCTCTCGTAGCCGACGACGACGATCAACTCGTCGACGCCGAGCTCGACGAGCTGTTCGAAACAGTGGGTGAGGATCGGTTTCCCGGCGACCTCGATCAGCGCCTTCGGCGTCTCGTCGGTGAGCGGCCGCAGACGGGTCCCCTCTCCCGCGGCCGGAACGACCGCCTGCATCTACCAGGTCAACCCCTCGTACGTGATCCCCTCGCGGGGCTCGACGATCCGTCGACCGTCGATCACGACCGGCTCCTCCATCGTCCCGAACTCGTCGTCGAGGGCGGCGAACTCGTCCCAGTCGGTGACGACGAGGACGCCGTGAGCCCCGTCGAGGGCGGCCGCCGCGCTCTCCGCGTACTCCACGTCGGGGAACAGCTCGCGCATCCGTTCGGTCGCGACGGGGTCGTACGCCACCACGTCGGCCCCGCGTCGCTCGAGGCCCTCGATCGCCGGGATCGCCCGCGAGTTGCGGACGTCGTCGGTGCCGGGCTTGAACG comes from the Halalkalicoccus sp. CG83 genome and includes:
- a CDS encoding alcohol dehydrogenase catalytic domain-containing protein, coding for MRVAAFSELIGPDGVSIEERDDPRPEPSQAVVDVEACAINRHDLWILQGDSAMVDAADLPFVSGLDVAGVVERVGEDCDVDPGDRVVLCPNQSCGTCRYCREGPENRCVEFSLYHGGLAEEALVSADRLVRLPDGVGPAAAAALPTAYVTAWHMIRRAGIGPGDRVLVPGATGGVGVAAIQLLGVLGARSVGSSRSAERLERVAALGADHTIESDDPEEMADEVLEVGETTAVLNHLGGGGYLKAGLRTLERGGRMVVCGRTAGDVGEIDVSSVFLSHHHVIGSTMGTQPDLERLVEMTADGALEPVVDGEFDLEETAAAFAAMQEDDTVGKLIVRP
- a CDS encoding helix-turn-helix domain-containing protein is translated as MATIAELHIPADEFVLQHTLDTLDVDFEIERIVAHDPEEIMPYIWATGADSDELESTLEEDPSVDEIDRIARPDDAVLYQMHWLDSIQTLVHILIEEEGTILVAEGNRSGWFLRVLFPDRDSLSRAYDFCRENGLSLDVQRIYNVDDGRQGRFGLTNEQEETITAAYERGYYDVPRGVSLSDFAEELDVSHQALSERLRRGHKTLVENSVVLGRGEEEDEED
- a CDS encoding TackOD1 domain-containing metal-binding protein; this encodes MVRADALRLLSALSDGSLAGVEPTIDEEGRVEYTEAQHYLEFHGASPRETLDSLAGVGLLEKEYTSKTYVCPSCRTGGLQFITACPYCESTHTDRPAFFEHDSCGYVGPSTEFEENDLSDEHRCPNCDARFDSSELTIERKHRCQECEERFDTPAHRLWCRDCLHLCPPEEAIENTLYDYRLSDDGERWCSSQIDARDLLADEFESRGFEVEVDITVRDGEKAYPVHLRAQDALLDQQLVADVHSGVDAGDVRYIDLVAQRLEARPLVLSVDDDPSTELLRTATEQGVTILRLERDDSITRPSAVEVETESGSNLVKRVTSAFDLSSWKRTS
- a CDS encoding NRAMP family divalent metal transporter; this translates as MSTGNYLEQPVRHTKELVRQYGLGLLFATNIFGAGSVFILSEAGANFGFGLLWVLPVTLFVGLGMHEMSARLAADDRPLMAYIKDVIGETAAKPFAIGLSFIMHFWSVANYSIAGAVVVYLTPLANLYVGIILTAALGVALVELRLYNRIEGVIAALALAIFASYLVIVLGLDLPLESIAQGFVPQIVSDFGYLTMIIALMGTTVYYPNFFIQTSMAKTKDWELVSRYRRDHTVGLVTVIVLSVAVMTVAAMTIPEGQVTLTAPGEPLAAALGPWALDVFLIGAGAASFTSATGTLFGAGFIVPQAYGHKTRFGDYRFRGVVNSLIILSVLLALPILAFTDFTPVTLAITMPAVNGVIGLPITAVALYAAVSRYFDVTRLEKAVFLAVVVLMFVSSALTAESLAQTIMGLL
- a CDS encoding peptidase associated/transthyretin-like domain-containing protein, with the protein product MQTRFHQLYFLPEYIIRFRNPSNGNPMESTEDASSDAQSPTPGPSHPVSRRDVVIGSGVAAGMLSIGVSPTRADDSEDGSDGVDTRCLVTVTVTGLEAEGPMSDVHVTLGTEEKLTDESGVVTFEVGTGAYELRVEKDRWESVSETLTVDGTEKKLQIPLHIDWYDDLCVIVRDASCGCPIKKATVSVSGHGSDHTDRRGVVLMMLEAQLESTEYELTVTADGYRKETRQITIHGDERLTVELLAK
- a CDS encoding TackOD1 domain-containing metal-binding protein, encoding MASAGEVRLVSRLYDQPDASFEPRIRDGVVEYPAAASMLDDRDRPTTSTLDDLADAGVLNKRYTTKSYVCPGCTSTDLKYIGACPRCGSTHTIGRTVVRHADCTHASPPKEFERSDGSRHCPTCGLAVDGTNLEYNQRNICRECEAEFADPDDRMQCRECRNTYAPMRVAERTLYEYSLTARGQEWYETQIRARELLVERLENRGFETAVDVAVAGDDGEYPVHVRAEEPLLDTRVVADVHGDPSTADLDHLRTAAEHADATGIVIVTTPSIPAETARLIEGRGLNLLALHPDNGLTREWTTAEASSAPSSS